In Tachysurus vachellii isolate PV-2020 chromosome 7, HZAU_Pvac_v1, whole genome shotgun sequence, the DNA window AGAACTACATCCCTGTGTATTTGCTGGTGTCTGGAGTGCTTAACATGGCCATATTACTGCTTGCCTGCCTGCCCTGTGGTCAGAATGATCGAGTACTGAAGTATCTCTCTGGTATATGGACCAGCCTTGCGTCTGTATTCACATTCTGTTGGGTGATTGCTGGTGagtaaaacatgttttaaagaaaccagaaaaaaccccaaaaaaacatgAAGAGGCGACTAAGTATAGTATAATGCACCATAGTAAGGGTCCCAGATCcagcttttaatataataatgtggTGTTGCTTTGCCAAAGTGAGCGCTCATTTGCATAATGTATAAGCCCCAGTTGTTGCCTATTATACTGGGTGTTTAGTTTCTTTGTCTTATTAGAAAATATGTTTATGCTTATATTGAAATGTGAATGTTCAAATGAACAGTTTAATCAGCCcttttgttcacttttttccttctcacaaTCTACCAGTGGAATTAATTATAGGTGATGTAACCAtaacaaaatttttttaaaaggattcCAGTTTGTTTTGATCTGTCATTCTTTACATCCCCAGAACTTCCCAAATCAAAATTACACCCATGCAGTTCAATAagatacaaaaatataatacataattaaaacacattacTAAAGGTCATGTATACTTGATTTACAATTATGTAGTCTTTTATAGAAAATTGTAATTAGATTCTAATGGGACAACCGAGATATTTGTCGTGCCATGTGAATGCCATTGAACTTGACTTATGACTTTGTTCAATCTCTTACAGGCAGTGTGTGGATCTACTCTATCTACCCCCCTAACTACAACTCAACTGTGGTGGGTAAGCCCTACTGCAACAAGACGCTCTACCTGTTTGCCTTTTGGACCACCACTGTGGGTTACATTTTCTTAGGAATATTGTTGGTGGGCTTTTGTTGCTTTCtcgtatgtgtttgtgtacaaaatTCAAAAAGCCATTCTGAACCAGAACCCCAAGCCTGACTACAATgttacagagaaaacacaatgaATATCCATAAATGATAACAGTCATCCTGATTACATACTAAtgtagtatttaaaagttttaaaatgtgaaaatatgctTTGGAGATCAGCAAGCTATATGTCTAATGTTTGTTTGGGAAACTGTCAAAGAGTGTGATAATCATAAGTGTAAACATTACTGTTAATT includes these proteins:
- the LOC132848651 gene encoding transmembrane protein 272-like, with product MGDRMQNMMAASGTEKLLNVNPNISCLVISKLLMAGFSIAQIFISAKYLMECTQQNYIPVYLLVSGVLNMAILLLACLPCGQNDRVLKYLSGIWTSLASVFTFCWVIAGSVWIYSIYPPNYNSTVVGKPYCNKTLYLFAFWTTTVGYIFLGILLVGFCCFLVCVCVQNSKSHSEPEPQA